A genomic window from Pecten maximus chromosome 2, xPecMax1.1, whole genome shotgun sequence includes:
- the LOC117321600 gene encoding FAST kinase domain-containing protein 3, mitochondrial-like isoform X3: protein MTIEKPDIFNMRFAIGMAIAGRFPLGLISHLLKEGANKTSLFSHQLLLLQACIDIECPYYSGNHLCLANLKSDERANEDVRRFLSQKNHLSKLVLTVVNNIVGEKFFKYHRLLPYGNEVIEIRLDEEKRPTEFDPVPYYKLPSTVKHANMGIIILVHNRRQTTFNGGIPLGRLKLQSRHLRKLGYKVVEVPVLSPKELQSDRSEQNMTEMLRKKLIQDYNVVLREAGTLT, encoded by the exons ATGACCATTGAGAAACCAGATATCTTCAATATGCGATTTGCCATAGGAATGGCCATAGCAGGCAGATTTCCTTTGGGTCTTATCAGCCATCTCCTGAAGGAAGGTG CGAACAAgacttcattattttctcaCCAGTTGCTGTTACTCCAGGCCTGTATTGATATTGAATGTCCGTATTACAGTGGTAACCATTTGTGTTTGGCCAAT TTGAAGTCTGATGAAAGAGCTAATGAGGATGTCAGACGATTTTTGTCGCAAAAGAATCACCTGTCAAAGTTGGTCTTGACTGTGGTAAACAACATTGTGGGTGAAAAGTTCTTCAAGTATCATCGTCTCCTGCCTTATGGGAATGAAG TAATAGAAATAAGACTTGATGAGGAGAAGAGACCTACAGAGTTTGATCCAGTGCCTTACTACAAACTTCCTAGCACTGTGAAGCATGCAAACATGGG GATTATCATCTTGGTACACAACAGGAGGCAAACAACCTTTAATGGAGGCATTCCATTAGGAAGACTGAAGCTACAGAGTCGACACTTGAGGAAACTTGGTTACAAAGTTGTTGAG GTTCCTGTCCTTAGTCCCAAGGAGTTACAGAGTGATAGATCTGAGCAGAACATGACTGAAATGTTGAGAAAAAAACTGATACAGGACTACAATGTTGTCCTTCGTGAAGCGGGAACACTCACATAA
- the LOC117321600 gene encoding uncharacterized protein LOC117321600 isoform X1 → MAFWQTRIIHVGMRMHNFVYFKRFVNSDKLQICKRSGGMFNCLPPNQKPHPLIGCIVHRQCYTEHKKKARIPHIKTTRYHQDIKSKPYAKVTKNVKYMCGVLWPSDGRSNELEELKIWTGQEIQDFTMESFSNLSCNQVMDTIAFCVKFKQFICHELLGVYLEFVNNNFEKDTTVWDPKSISQLMFCVFLYGYTKHTLFHQVEKVLEKHLEMYDLLEAEMVLSAYNRCGKQFTSDNVIRKFWSLFFNYNGKLKRNNDFHMSSFLRQMYRYTSHLNSVEQLEAIGNHGCCQTGVEELVTVIKCLTTVRFHHTLFVHHIIKQIEELARNNVNIRVKSVAVLCEFVADYGLEESETCICCFDNLSKLFELSSGEAAMSAEHYPKLNISDDVRRQSNHMTIEKPDIFNMRFAIGMAIAGRFPLGLISHLLKEGANKTSLFSHQLLLLQACIDIECPYYSGNHLCLANLKSDERANEDVRRFLSQKNHLSKLVLTVVNNIVGEKFFKYHRLLPYGNEVIEIRLDEEKRPTEFDPVPYYKLPSTVKHANMGIIILVHNRRQTTFNGGIPLGRLKLQSRHLRKLGYKVVEVPVLSPKELQSDRSEQNMTEMLRKKLIQDYNVVLREAGTLT, encoded by the exons ATGGCGTTTTGGCAGACCAGGATCATTCATGTAGGAATGAGGATGCATAACTTCGTCTACTTCAAAAGATTTGTTAACAGCGATAAGTTACAGATATGCAAGAGAAGTGGAGGGATGTTTAACTGTCTTCCACCAAACCAAAAGCCACACCCTCTTATAGGGTGTATCGTACACAGGCAATGTTATACTGAGCATAAAAAGAAAGCCAGAATTCCTCATATAAAGACAACAAGATACCATCAAGATATTAAAAGTAAACCATATGCTAAGGTGACTAAAAATGTTAAGTACATGTGTGGCGTTCTTTGGCCCAGTGATGGAAGGAGCAATGAACTAGAAGAGCTAAAGATTTGGACAGGTCAGGAAATACAAGACTTTACTATGGAGAGTTTCAGTAACTTGTCATGTAATCAGGTGATGGATACCATTGCCTTTTGTGTAAAGtttaaacaatttatttgtCATGAGCTTTTAGGTGTTTACCTAGAATTTGTTAACAATAACTTTGAGAAAGATACCACTGTATGGGATCCAAAAAGTATTTCTCAACtaatgttttgtgtgtttctGTATGGATACACCAAACACACTTTATTTCATCAGGTGGAGAAAGTTCTGGAAAAACACCTAGAGATGTATGATCTGCTAGAAGCCGAGATGGTGCTCAGTGCATATAACAGGTGTGGGAAGCAGTTCACCTCTGATAATGTCATCAGAAAATTTTGGTCTTTATTCTTTAATTACAATGGAAAGTTAAAGAGAAATAATGATTTTCATATGTCTTCATTCCTTCGGCAAATGTATCGATATACATCTCACTTAAACTCAGTGGAACAACTTGAGGCAATTGGAAATCATGGATGCTGTCAAACAGGTGTTGAAGAATTGGTCACAGTTATAAAATGCCTGACTACAGTAAGGTTTCATCACACACTGTTTGTGCATCACATAATAAAGCAAATTGAAGAATTAGCCAGAAACAATGTTAACATTAGAGTCAAATCAGTGGCAGTTCTTTGTGAATTTGTAGCCGATTATGGATTAGAAGAATCggaaacatgtatatgttgttttgacaatttatcaaaattatttgaGTTAAGTTCAGGGGAAGCTGCAATGTCTGCAGAGCACTATCCTAAGCTGAACATTTCAGATGATGTGAGGAGACAATCTAATCATATGACCATTGAGAAACCAGATATCTTCAATATGCGATTTGCCATAGGAATGGCCATAGCAGGCAGATTTCCTTTGGGTCTTATCAGCCATCTCCTGAAGGAAGGTG CGAACAAgacttcattattttctcaCCAGTTGCTGTTACTCCAGGCCTGTATTGATATTGAATGTCCGTATTACAGTGGTAACCATTTGTGTTTGGCCAAT TTGAAGTCTGATGAAAGAGCTAATGAGGATGTCAGACGATTTTTGTCGCAAAAGAATCACCTGTCAAAGTTGGTCTTGACTGTGGTAAACAACATTGTGGGTGAAAAGTTCTTCAAGTATCATCGTCTCCTGCCTTATGGGAATGAAG TAATAGAAATAAGACTTGATGAGGAGAAGAGACCTACAGAGTTTGATCCAGTGCCTTACTACAAACTTCCTAGCACTGTGAAGCATGCAAACATGGG GATTATCATCTTGGTACACAACAGGAGGCAAACAACCTTTAATGGAGGCATTCCATTAGGAAGACTGAAGCTACAGAGTCGACACTTGAGGAAACTTGGTTACAAAGTTGTTGAG GTTCCTGTCCTTAGTCCCAAGGAGTTACAGAGTGATAGATCTGAGCAGAACATGACTGAAATGTTGAGAAAAAAACTGATACAGGACTACAATGTTGTCCTTCGTGAAGCGGGAACACTCACATAA
- the LOC117321600 gene encoding uncharacterized protein LOC117321600 isoform X2, which translates to MYDLLEAEMVLSAYNRCGKQFTSDNVIRKFWSLFFNYNGKLKRNNDFHMSSFLRQMYRYTSHLNSVEQLEAIGNHGCCQTGVEELVTVIKCLTTVRFHHTLFVHHIIKQIEELARNNVNIRVKSVAVLCEFVADYGLEESETCICCFDNLSKLFELSSGEAAMSAEHYPKLNISDDVRRQSNHMTIEKPDIFNMRFAIGMAIAGRFPLGLISHLLKEGANKTSLFSHQLLLLQACIDIECPYYSGNHLCLANLKSDERANEDVRRFLSQKNHLSKLVLTVVNNIVGEKFFKYHRLLPYGNEVIEIRLDEEKRPTEFDPVPYYKLPSTVKHANMGIIILVHNRRQTTFNGGIPLGRLKLQSRHLRKLGYKVVEVPVLSPKELQSDRSEQNMTEMLRKKLIQDYNVVLREAGTLT; encoded by the exons ATGTATGATCTGCTAGAAGCCGAGATGGTGCTCAGTGCATATAACAGGTGTGGGAAGCAGTTCACCTCTGATAATGTCATCAGAAAATTTTGGTCTTTATTCTTTAATTACAATGGAAAGTTAAAGAGAAATAATGATTTTCATATGTCTTCATTCCTTCGGCAAATGTATCGATATACATCTCACTTAAACTCAGTGGAACAACTTGAGGCAATTGGAAATCATGGATGCTGTCAAACAGGTGTTGAAGAATTGGTCACAGTTATAAAATGCCTGACTACAGTAAGGTTTCATCACACACTGTTTGTGCATCACATAATAAAGCAAATTGAAGAATTAGCCAGAAACAATGTTAACATTAGAGTCAAATCAGTGGCAGTTCTTTGTGAATTTGTAGCCGATTATGGATTAGAAGAATCggaaacatgtatatgttgttttgacaatttatcaaaattatttgaGTTAAGTTCAGGGGAAGCTGCAATGTCTGCAGAGCACTATCCTAAGCTGAACATTTCAGATGATGTGAGGAGACAATCTAATCATATGACCATTGAGAAACCAGATATCTTCAATATGCGATTTGCCATAGGAATGGCCATAGCAGGCAGATTTCCTTTGGGTCTTATCAGCCATCTCCTGAAGGAAGGTG CGAACAAgacttcattattttctcaCCAGTTGCTGTTACTCCAGGCCTGTATTGATATTGAATGTCCGTATTACAGTGGTAACCATTTGTGTTTGGCCAAT TTGAAGTCTGATGAAAGAGCTAATGAGGATGTCAGACGATTTTTGTCGCAAAAGAATCACCTGTCAAAGTTGGTCTTGACTGTGGTAAACAACATTGTGGGTGAAAAGTTCTTCAAGTATCATCGTCTCCTGCCTTATGGGAATGAAG TAATAGAAATAAGACTTGATGAGGAGAAGAGACCTACAGAGTTTGATCCAGTGCCTTACTACAAACTTCCTAGCACTGTGAAGCATGCAAACATGGG GATTATCATCTTGGTACACAACAGGAGGCAAACAACCTTTAATGGAGGCATTCCATTAGGAAGACTGAAGCTACAGAGTCGACACTTGAGGAAACTTGGTTACAAAGTTGTTGAG GTTCCTGTCCTTAGTCCCAAGGAGTTACAGAGTGATAGATCTGAGCAGAACATGACTGAAATGTTGAGAAAAAAACTGATACAGGACTACAATGTTGTCCTTCGTGAAGCGGGAACACTCACATAA